The window cggctgcaaaagctctaactggttttcttcttcttaaatatgttatcacagaggcgctgattggcttggccttggccagcagcgggtccatcttggagccggctggcattggctctatcagacacagggggagcttctggcagcttctcacagaagccacccctgtagcccccccgctaccaaaaccttgccatgcaaacccaacacagacaAACAGCCAGCGCCCTGAACGAGATGAAATCCCGGGGTAAAGACCGAGCTGGGAGTGTGGGCCTCTCACTTGGTGACAGAGGATGACCGTGGCGGGGTGGCCCGCAGTCACCATGGCAGCTTCCATCCCTGCGCAGGGCCGTGGCCGTGGGGGCAGGGGCACACCGGCTCCGTTCCCTGCTGGAGACCAGCAAAGATCCATCGTGGCTGTGGAGGGTTTGGGAGGAAGAGCCAGGCTCAGGGGACCCCACGTGCTGCCTCCCCTGGCTCCTGCCCCGGGAGAGGAACGGCCCCAGGCCCCAGGACATGCTGAGGGTGCCCGGCcggaaagcagctctgcagagaaggccctgggggtcctggtggacaccacgTTGAACTTGAGCCAGCAAAGGCGGCCGAGGGTGTCCTGGGCTGTATGAGGaggagcattgccagcaggtcgagggaggggatcagCACCGCTGAGGCCTCCCCTGGAGgcctgtgtccagtgctgggctccccaggacaAGAGAGACGGGCACAGACTGGAgggagtccagcaaagggccaccaagatggggaagggactggagcagctctccagggaggaggggcagagagagctgggaccgttcagcctggagcagagaaggctcGGGGGATCGTCTCCAGAGATGGAAATATCCAAAGGGAGGGAACAAAGGAGATGGAGCctggctcttctcagtggtgcccaggctCCGTCCGGCTCAGGGTGGCCCTCCTTCAGCAAGggcttggaccagatgacctccagatgacctccagaggtccctgccaacctcaaccaccaccaccaccaccaggcACTGCCCAAAAGGGGCCTGAGCAAAGGCAGAGGCCTGAAGCACGCTGCCGGACGGGCTCTGCATCACAAGGTCTGTGTCtgaggctgggggaggaggttCTGGGTCCCTGGAGAGCCCTGTGATGACACCAGAGAGTCACAGTCACCCCATGACGTCACTTGCAGTGGGCACCCATACACGCCAGCGTGGTGTACTGCCAGCGGCACACGAGACGTTGAGTCCTGTGGGCAGCACCCGAGCTGTCGAGTCCTGCCAACAGCACACCAGCCATCGTGACCTGCCAGCGGCCGAGGAGCCGCTGAGGAGCCACCGAGACCCACCAGCGGCACCCATCAAGTcccgccagcagcagaggacaggaCACCaagtcccagcagcagcactggaggcGTCCAGGCGTGAGCCGGCGGTGCCGGGAGCCGCCAGGAGCTCCCGGTGGGGGGACACCTGCCCCATCTGCTTGGGTCCCCTTGAAGACCCTGCTGGCGTGGACCCGTGCTGGCATGCCTTCTGCCACGCCTGCATCCAGCGCTGGGCTGCCATGGCCCTCGCTGCCACCTGCCCGCTCTGCCGGCAGCCCATCGCGGCCATCCGCCGCCTGAGGGTGGACGACGACCATGCCGGGGTGGCCCGCAGTCCCCACGGCCGGTTCCATCCCTACGCGGGGCCGTGGCGGCGGGggcggcagaggcagcagcggcagcgaCACCCCGGAGGCCCCCGGCGCCGGAGCCTCTCTGCCGAGCGTGGGGAGCgcagcccccccgtgccccgCCAGCGTGTCCGGAGCCTGTCCTGGGAGTGGGACAGCGACGGGCGCAGccggctccgctccccgccGGAGACCCGCGAAGATGCATCGTGGCTGCGGAGGGTCCGGGAGGAAGAGCCGGGCTCAGGGGACCACGTGCACCACCTCCCCTGGCTCCGCCCCTGAGTGGGGCTGCTGGGCCCCCCGGGGTCCCTCTCAAATAAAGTCACCAGTGTTGCAGAGAGAGGGGCCACGCCTGGTTTCTACACACCGCTTTGCTCGTCCCCGAGGGGATGCATccctggaaggggaaggagaaagggagaaagggaaagggaaagtcCCCTGggactcttccaagcagatccCCAGAGGGGACCagtgtctgctctcctgaaggccAGGGCGAGGAAAGAGGTTGAGATGGAGGTTTGGGGGAGacgcctctcctctcctctcctctcctctcctctcctctcctctcctctcctctcctctcctctcctctcctctcctctcctctcctctcctctcctctcctctcctctcctctccggCACCCCCCTGTGTGCTGGGATCCCACGGGAGGCTCTctgggccgggggaggcagccccagcacagccaccagctgcctgcgctgcctgtgGGAGAAGCGGCCCCAGCCGGGATGTTCCTCGTGTTCAGGGAGTCTCTTCAGGGACACAGGACCGCAGgccagcaggagagcacctgcagtgcggcacaaaggaattccagccgCTCCAGCCAGCCAGACGGCTTCATTGGGCCCAACCGAAATGTCCTTGTGCAAACGCACATAGCACGGGGAccaaacaagaggagctggagacgtgcgcacgcctgcagggctgtgatctcatCGGCATCAcggagacgtggtgggatggctcctgtgactggagtgttgggatggaagggtacaggctctgTAGGAAGGACAGACGAGGAGGGGTGTCACCTCTACGTCAacgaccagctggagtgcatggagctccacctggggatggacgAGGAGCCGACCGAGAGCCtctgggtcaggattaaagggagggctggggcaagggacatcatagcgggggtctgtgaccagggagactgagcggatgaggccctctatagacagataggagcagcctcacgttcacaagccctggtcctcatggaggacttcaaccaccccagTATttgttggagggacaacacagcgGGGCACAAAGtaatccaggaggttcctggaatgtgttgatgataacttcctcctccaagtgatggAGGAaccaacgaggagaggtgccatgctggaccttgttctcaccaacaaggaggggctggtaggggatgtgaagctcaagggcagccttggctgcagagACCATGAAAcagtggagttcaagatcctcagggcagtgaggagggcgcacagcaagctcactgccctggacttcaggagagcagactttggcctcttcagggacctgcttggtagactACCAcaggacaaagccctggagtgAAGAGGGCCCAAGGCAGCTgtcgagcgcaccctcagcgagtttgccaatgacaccgAGCTGTGCGAtgggttgacacgctggaggaagggatgccatccagagggacctggagaggtgggaccgtgcaaaccgcatgaagttcaccaaggccaagggcaaggtcctgcacgtgggtcagtgcaatcccaagcacaactacaggctgggtggagaatggatggagagcagccctgaggagaaggacttgggggtgttgggggacgagaagGTCCACATGAGCCAGCAccgtgcgctggcagcccagaaagccacccgtgtcccgggctgcgtgtccagcagcgtgaccagcaggtcgagggaggggattctgcccctctgctccgctctggtgagacccccctgcagtgctgcgtccagctcgggggtccccagcacaagaaggacatggagctgttggggcgagtccagaggaggccatggagatgatgcgagggctggagcacctctgctctggagacctcaggctgagagagttggggttgttcagcctggagaagagaaggctgcggggagaccttagagcaccttccagtccctgcaggggctccaggaaagctggagaggggctggtgacaagggcagggagtgacaggccaaggggaatggcctgaagctggaggaggggagatggagatgggatgtgaggcaggaATGCTCCCTTGGGAGGGCGGGCGGCGCACAGCGACCCCTTGCGGCTCGGCGGGGAACCGGCTGCCCTTGGCCCCGCCCCTATACCTCCGTCCCGATAGCCACGCCCCTTTACCCTTGGCCCCGCCCCTACACCGCCGTCCCGATGCCCCGCCCCTGTACCGCCTTCCTCTTGGCCCCGCCCTctggccccgccccgcggctCTTGGCTCTTCCGGTTCGCCGTGACGCACTTTCCAGTATCGCCTTCCACGCCCCCCCGACCGCCACGGGCCGTCTCTCACGTGACCCGGCCGAGACGGCCAATGGGAGCGCGGGACGGCTAGCGCGGtggccgggcgggggggggcggggccgagGCGCGCGCTCTCGCGGGCggcaggcggcggcgggagcccAGGCGGGAGCCGAGCGCGCGGGCCGCTCCCtcagcgcgcgcgcgcgcgccgtcccctcccctccccccccgccccccgccccccgtcCCGGCCCGTCCCCGCCGCCATGTCGGAGGAGAAGCCCAAGGTGAGgcgcgccggggccggggccggggcggcgtgGCgagggccgggcgggggggagcgAAGGCCTCTCCGCCGggccctggggcagggctgcctgtagggccccgccccgcccggtgGCGTGCGGCGGCCAAGATGGCGGggtgggccgggccggggcgcggcgggacgccgaggaggaggaggcggcggcggcggcccaggccccggctccggctccggccCCGGCGAGCCCCGGGGGAGCCTGCGGCGTGTGGCGGCCGACCCGAGCACGACCTCCGCTCCGTTCCGCGGGGCTCACCCGGGGCACGGCTGGCCTGGGCCGGGCTCCGAGCCCTCACCTCCCGCCCGTTTCACCCTCTAGGAAAGCGTGAAAACGGAGAACGATCACATCAACCTGAAAGTGGCGGGGCAGGACGGCTCCGTGGTGCAGTTCAAAATCAAGCGGCACACCCCGCTGAGCAAGCTGATGAAGGCGTACTGCGAGCGGCAGGTGGGCTGCGCGGCTcccgctgcccggggctgcagggCGGATGTGTGCGGGGTGCTCGGGGGGGCTGGCCACCTCCCTGCAGGTTTCCTCTTCGGGTAATGAGAGCTGCCTCTCCCTCGCCAGGTGCTCCGACAGCTCTAAGAACGTCCCGTGACGGAGTTCCCAAAATTTCTCAAATTGGGATCCTCGCACTGAGATCAATTCACTCTGAATTTTTAGCCTCGTAGCCCTCGCCTCTAAAAACTTCATCAGCTTTATACAGCGTGCgttttctgtttggaaaatggCACGCACAGAAAAAGTCTCCTGTGCTGTGACTTTTGTcacaggtggtttttttcccctcctcccttcacGTGTCTCTCCGGGTGTTCGCTGCGCAGTTGGGACTGCTGATTTCTGCAGGCGGTGGCCAGCTGCTCTGTGTTGGTGGCTGTTCCTCGGTGGCACCCTGACCTAAATTGGAGAGGGATTTATCCGTGGAGCCCTCAGTGCTCACTTCTGCACCGTGTTGGgtggtgcagagcagagagggggaTTCACATGGCTTTTGGGAGCAGattcacattttatttgctgGCATTTCCCCTTGTCCCTTACTTGCGGAATCCTTTTTTCCCTTACTCGCGCCTTACGTTCCGCCCTGTCCCATGTCCGATGTAGCGTAACGTCCCTTGAGTTGGCAAAGAGAACTGAATCCGTTGGGTCTGGAGAGAGACGCAGGGAGTTTCTGCGTTCGtgtggctctgtgtgtgactgggAGTGTGAATTGCGTGGGGATCTCAAAGGGTTTTAGAGGACGAAGCAAAGACCTCCATCCCTGAGGCAGGGAGTAAAGACTGCCTCGTGTGATTAAACGCTGTCAAAACAGGAGTTAGTCATTTATTCCACTCGGGTTTTAAGGGCAACGTTAACTTACTCACGTTAGACCCTGGCATTTTTCTAATAAACCTTGCAAGACAAATCTGCATGGAGTCCTGCAAgtgcttttttcctcaaacaGTCATCTTCATGGTTGCTTTTTTCATCAGAAGATGAAGAACTAGAACCGGGAGCTGATGTCTGGCATGAGCGAAAACTTGTCTCAGCTATGGGTAGTCGATGCTGATAGCTAGTTACACAGAAAAGtagtttttttcagatgtttttaaaatgttttcctttgagcCAACTTCCATTACTTCTCTGACTGCTTGAGAAACAATTGCTGCTCCTTCCTGACACGTCCTCTGAGGCTTTACAGAGCGGTGCATCGATTGATCTCTTCTTAAGTGACCTTTGTAAATTAATTGTTGACATTTGTGCCTCGCAGAGCAGGATCAGAACCAGGTGCCAGACCTGTGGTTCCGTGGAGTCCTTGCTGTGACAGCATTGCGGCAGGACTTCGCTCAGACCGCTCCGCTTCCTCAATTTATGTAGCGCGATAGATGCGCTAAGTTTCCTGTCTGGTTAAATCTTTCAAATCttaattttgttaatattttggCAGTAAGtctgtaaatgttttgtttggattCAGAAACAAAAGCGTGGTTTCTCATATTAATTGCTTTAAACTTGCAGGGCTTGTCGATGAGGCAGATTAGGTTCAGATTTGATGGACAACCAATTAATGAAGCAGACACACCTGCACAGGTATGAAAAACACTTTTACTGCAAATTgctatacaaatatttttatgtctgCACGGAGATCAAAGGAGTTTGAAATCAAAACGATTCTGAAATAGTTGCTGTAGGTTTAATAtgttccaaataatttttctagggtgggatttttaatttttttccccttgagtGGTTTTGCTGTTGAGCGGGGGGAGGAAAATGTGTAGGAGCCTTGGtgccggggtgctggggtggaAATGACCGCTGGCAAGCACTGGCGTTTTCGGTTCTGTCCTCCTGCCTCAGCCTGTTCAGAGCCAGCACTGGCCGTGCTGAGAACGAGGGGAATTCCTTGGGCTGGCGAGGCTGGAGGCAAGGAACGGGGAGACGCTTGGCCAGGTGACACGCTGCAGAAGACCCCAAACTGCCGCGTTTGGTCCGAGTGAGGAGTGCGGCTCTGAAACCCATTTCGGTGTTGGCGATACTCTGATTGGAGAGATGATGGAGCGCCTGCTCTGGAGTGACCGGTGGGGAGTGTTTCATGCGTTAATTAAAATTACACCTCAAGTGCCCCATTACTGGTACCGGTTAGAAGTAGAGCGCCAAGTGCTTTCGTAACCGTGAGGTTGTGTGTCTCGAGTCTTATTTTCCGTATTTCTCTAACAGCTGGAGATGGAAGATGAAGACACTATCGACGTGTTCCAACAGCAGACGGGTGGAGTGTGTTAAGACGTGCCGTCCTTTGGAGAAGAGGAGTTTAAGGATCCTCATCGCACCTCACTCTCTCATCTGTCCTTGGATTTGCTATTTAATAGTAAACAAATGAACATGCCAATCACCCGGGATTCTTCTAAACTTTAGAGGACATTTACCAAAATTGCTTGTTGTCTTTGACGTACTGCGTGTGCAAGTCAAAACAGTATCTGCAGGGATTAATCTATATCTTAAATTGGGCCAATTTGATTTAAGTTCAGATTTAACTAATATGCGTTGTCTCTCTGCTGTtatccttttttgtttgcttttattttttttattttttctttaaacctgtGGCCTAAATATTCATCCGTGTGTTAGGACATGGAGTGTTCACTCCTGGCTCTTGTCGGTCTCGTCCCTCTGTTTAATTCTAATTGTGTAAATAATTCAGTATATTTTCATGCCAATCGTGAGcataaaaaatttccttttaagatACACctaagggaaggaaggaaggagagatgcTGGTTTTAAGTTTTTAGCGCCTGTTGCAAACACAGTTACGTCAGAATCGTTAAGCCTACGACACAAGGCTGGTACACGCAGATACAACGCTTAGTATAGAGTTGGAGTTTAAGATATTGCAGATTTACATGTGCTTTGTCATATTATGAGGAAAAAGTTGTCtgaaatatacttttttaatgcagaaataagATTCGTCCTGAATTATTCTCAGAAACGGAGTTAGCAAAGCAGCCGGCCCAAAAACCAGCACTCGTGACGGAgcagcaatattatttttttgttgtgcaagcttataaaaagaaaaacccgTCACGGCAGCTTCGGCCGTTTGCTGGGTGATGGGCAGAACCTGTcgccttcctcctgctccccttaGGACGTCTCCTTATTTCTCAGGGGGTACTAGATATGCGCGGCCTCgggtttctttttaatacttgTTTTTTGGTAGAGAAACTTGATAAACGAGAGGGGAAAAAGCGCCTTTTGATGTCACCGAGCTGTACGTGCAGAAGAGCCGTCAAGAACATGGTGAGCGAGGGAAGAGAGATGTGTGTGCAcgttcagaaaaaataatcacctgCTCTACTGCCTCCCCAAACTTCCTGGATTTTAAATGCGTTTGTGCGACGGGTTCGAGCCGTTCCCAGGAATCGCGAGGAAGTTGGGCCAGGTTTGCCCGCTGCTGCTCCGTGGGATCGTTACCCGCCTTTTAGATTTACCTGATTTACCTTTGGCCGTCTTCGCTCACCTCCCGCTTGCTGGAAACCTTGCTGGAAAGgccctttattttcttttttatcgTTTCATTTTCTTGTATAGGAGAGGCAGGGGCGGGACGTGCCGTGGATCTTGCTGTTTATTCACCGGTTTGTACATTTATTTGTTGTCCTTTCCTACTGTACACAGTAAATCTAGTTTGGTACTCTGTCTCCTGCCTTACGCTTCCCGCGGCCGCGCTCCCCTCACCTCGGCTCTGCGTTCCCTTGCTTCCCAGAAGCGGGGGGCCCGGTATGCATCCATCCCCGGGGTATCCGGTGCACTCCCCGCCGTTACCGGCCCAACCTGCCCTCCTGGGGGCATTTTGCTGCCCAGTACAactttttgcattctttttctctcctcccttccccgcTGAGCAGCTGTAGCCTCTCTCTCCGTGCCAGCAGCCGCCCGGATGGGGTATTTCCCAGCGCAGCGCTAACGAGGCCGCCGCCCTAATTATTGCCGCGCtaattaaggtttttttttttttcccccctgcccgGGGGTGCTCGGCGCTGCGCAGGGCAGGTGCCGctctgcgcatgcgcggcgctgggAGGCCTGGGCGCGTACCATAGAGGAGGAGCGGCAGACCGCTGTCCTCTCCAAGCCGTCCTCTCTAGCCGCCCGCCCGGAAgcagcggcggggccgcgcCATGGCGGGGACGGCGCTGAAGCGGCTGATGGCCGAGTACAAGCGtgagtcggggggggggggggggggcggcgggggcgggcgctCCTTGGTCCTTACCCCGCGTTGTCCCTCCTGACGGGATCCTTCCTTACAGCCCGGGGAGGCCGCGGGCCGGGAAGGGGCGGTGACGGCGGCGGggcaggccaggccaggccgcGGGCCTCACGCCACCCGGTGCCCGGGGCACTTCCCTCGGCCCCGCCGGCCACGGATTGCTAGCCCCCGCCGGCTGCTGCCCTCCGCCCGGCCTGCAGAGCCGCTCCCTGCCTTCCCCGGGACAGCCGGGGCGGGGGTTAGGGGGCCCGGGCTCTGTGGAGGAGGGAGTCACGCGTGGCACCGTTTCCCTCCCCCAcgtccttctcccttccccggTGCTGCAGGGCAACCACCCCGCGCACCGGCCGCCGCTGGGTCGGCTGGAACACCGCTTTGTCCGCGGTTGGCACGTCTGGGGTTCCGTGACACGGGGGGAGCTCTGGGAATCCTGGGCAAGCGGTCCGTTCTTcttcgcttttttttttttttttttccccggttAAATATTCCAGGTGAACCAAACCGCAGCCGCCTCTGTTACCTGAAAGATAGTTAGATACCTTTGTCGAGGCCTTAACGGACGCATGGCGGTTAGTAACTGCATTTAAACTGGAATTTACTGATCGGCGGCCCAGACTtgtttgttgtttaaaaatctCCGTGAGATGTGACTTGCCGGGGGTGTGGAGCCGTGATCTTCCCCGGGGGAGCGGGGacctgccgccgccgcctgcgTCCCTCTGGGACATCCCGTCTCTCCCGAGGTGAGAGATCCGCTGTTCCGGcaagaaatacttgttttgttttgtttacctACGTGCTTTTGGCGTCTGATGTTATGGCCTTTATTTAAGGCGAGGAAgtacagtggggaaaaaaaaggagtgttTGGTAAGTGAAGGATGGTGTTAGGCTGTAAGTGACGGTCACTGACAGAGCTCCCGAGGTTGTCCGGGGATGAGAAGATGTTTCTCTCTTCACCATCATTTAGTGGAAGAGTCCGGCCTGTATAAAATAGAGTATTTACAGGCGCACGTTTCCTGCCAACACCGCGTTTGTTCTTGGGCCGCTCTGCAGAGCACGGGGCTCGGCGGAACCGTCCCGCAGGTGTTTGTGAGGGCCGGGGCTGGCCCAGGACCCCTCGGGCTGCCGCAGTAGCCGCTCGAGGTGGGGAGCAAGCCCTGCCGGTGCCGTAGTGCGGGTAAAGCCTGTGCGGACAGCGTGGCCTGGAAACCTCTGGTTTTCTATTGTAATCCAGAAGCACTGACCTGAAAAGGAGATGCAAAAGGACTTGACTCTGCTTTTATCTGTTCTCTTACATAAATCCCCTTAGTCCCAAAAAGCGTTTTTGATCCTTTGCTGTTGAGAAGCCCTGAGATCTTACTAGAATGtcttttttctgtaggaaaaagtGATATTAAATGGCATCAAAAAGAATTTGAGTTAGTGCTACGGGCAGGCATTATGTGAATCTTCTCAACGTAGCTTCTCAGGATGACACTGTAAACTGAGATAACATCTTGTTTGTGATCATCCTTTACAAATACTTTCCCGGCTCTAATAAAACACAGTGTCgtaaaaaatgaatgtaatcTACGATGACTAAGTGTACAAAGCTTTTACTTCTGGAAACCTGAGTTACAGCCATAGAGTAAGCCAGACTTCTTGGTTTCTGTGGGTTACCTGTGCTGTACGTGCATTTCCAGGGTCGTTACTTTCCCGTAGTGGGTGCGCTCATCGAACTTTGCTACAAAAGCCTGAATTATAACCCCTCCCTAGTGTTTCACAAAAGACTGGGCAGTTAGTTGTAGCTCTTCAGAAGCTGTTTTGCCCTGGAGAAATCTTCAgcaaaagttattttgaaaaataaaaatagttcctAGTCGTAGGTCGTTCTGCTGCCTCTGTTTGCAGAACAAGGGAAAGTCCTGTCTGGGGGCAGGGCTGTAGTCTGAGGTTCAGCTTTCTGTGACCTTTCAGCTCCCTCCTGATGTTGGGTGTTCCCACTGTGTGGTCCTGGGTGACGACTTTAAATGTCCCCTTGCTCCTGGCTGCCCACTGTGGATGAAATCTTGTATATATTtgtgcatgcattttttttttctcctttaattttcctctttcttcttctctgtctCTTCCCTTTAGTTACTTCTAGTGGTGACAGAGATGTTTGGCAGGCAGTGCCTTGCTGGTGGCTGTATTTTGTTTACCAGATTTCTAATTCTTTccttacttgcttttttttttttttagctttgtctttgattttctctgtgcatgtgtgtgtttaaatctttaaataaaggTTTATTGTTACCTTATGTGAAAAACGCTTGATGTTGTGAAGAGTTTCTACCCGTTGGAGCCCAAATACATTATTTGATTTGGGGAGAGGCTGTGAAATTGCGGTGTTTTCCCTTCCttgtggagaaggaagggaaggtggCTGTGGGCAGCCAAGtgagatagattttttttttttttttttttggtcctcaTTTAGATCTTTGTTTGCATGTTTGGAGTGTGATGACTTTTTGTTCTCTCGTATTTATTCTCGTGACTGTGCTGCTCCTTTGTTTTCCGCAGAGACTTTCCTTGGCCTTCCCCTTTACCTCTTTCAAAACTGATTCCTTTTCTGGCTTTAcgttttctctttgtttccacGTTGACTGCTTGTCCTTCCACCTCTCGGAATCCCTTAATAGGACGTTGCCACTCGTGTGTCTCTGGGTCTCACAGCTCCACTCCCACCTCGGTTGTCCCATGGATCGTGAGGTTCTGCTCCTCGGAGGTTTTTTCCTGGACCCACGGTTGCCTGTCAGCCATGGCCAAGGAGCTGCTGCATCAAGGGCTCCTGCAAAGTCTTTCTGCTGATCTCACCCCTTGGAGAAAGGGGATCGAGGGAGGTGGCTCTCAGTTTGTGCAAGCTGCCTCTCTCAAGTAGCTGGTGCAGCTTCAGGATCTGCGTTTCCTCCGTCAATGCCTGGTGTTGGACGCTGTCCGTGCTCAGCACGGGCAGAGGGCTCGGCTCCTTCCTGTCGCTGGGAAATAGCTCGTGCAGGAACAGAAATGGCCCGTCGGGTGATGATGGCCGGGATGCGGGTGTGCGCTGGCACGCTGCGGTCGTGGGCGGGCAGGCGAGAGGACAGCGTGGCGTGGCACTTGCAGAGGGGGAGAGCTTTCCTTGGGAAAGCTTTACACCATGCGTGCAGAGGTTTTGCAGGCCGGGAGGCCAAACTCAGGCTAGGCAGATGTTACCCCCAGGCTAGGTGCCGCAGAGAGCGGAGGGAGGGTGTTTTCATCTGCGGCGTGCTCCCGTTGTGCCACGTAACTTGCTCGGGAGGACAGCCGCAGAGGAGAGTGGGATAGGAGGCTGTTTGGCTTACCTGACTTGTCAAAGTCGTTCTGCAGCGTTAAAACAAATGCTCTGATCATGTGCTTTTTGCTgctcacttaaaaataattgcaaaaaatCCCCCCTGACATTCCATTAAAGTGACCCTGTTTTGGAGGCTTTGGTGAGACTGAAGCAGCTGATGCTGTGTCAGCTACCGAAATTCATGCTGTGTAGCTCCTGAAAGCTGGGCTCCTGATTCCCCTCTGAATGGCTCTAGACGAATCATGGGGTAGGATGTGTCCATCCACATGGAAAAGGGGGTTTTCCTTCCTCAATGACCAGGGATGGTAGCAGCCACTCAAAATCGTGTGCCCCTGCACTGCCCAGGTACCGCTTTGTCTGATCCTTAAGGATAGAAACCTCTTTTGCCTGTGTCTGAGGGGAGAGCTGAGCAAAGCGAAGTGGAGAATTGAGCCTCCAGCCTCGTAAAGACCCTTTGCTCAGCAGGGTTTGGATCTTGCTTCCCGCTGCCCCGGTTTTCCTTGGGGATGGAGAGCTGCACGGCACACCTCCGCAcggctgcctgctgcaggggaCGCGCAGATGCTGCCTGCGGGCAGTCGCGAGGGCTGCCGGGGTTTTCAAGGGAAATCGTGGGAAATATCAGAGAGTTTTTCTTCTTAGAGAGCCACAAGATGGAGCAAAATGATTCCAGGAGCTCCTGGGTTTGACATCTCCCTCTTTCTGTCTAAAAGCATCAACAAGCAAAGCTGTTAGAGACCCGCTATCAAGCTGGAAAAACCTGCTCCTTAAAGTCAGGATGTCGTGGGAAACCGTAACGCT of the Grus americana isolate bGruAme1 chromosome 9, bGruAme1.mat, whole genome shotgun sequence genome contains:
- the LOC129209834 gene encoding small ubiquitin-related modifier 3 — encoded protein: MSEEKPKESVKTENDHINLKVAGQDGSVVQFKIKRHTPLSKLMKAYCERQGLSMRQIRFRFDGQPINEADTPAQLEMEDEDTIDVFQQQTGGVC